Below is a window of Solanum stenotomum isolate F172 chromosome 7, ASM1918654v1, whole genome shotgun sequence DNA.
AATTTGCATCAATATTAATTCCCAAAGACTCTACATATGCTTGTATTTCTTCCTTCACTTTATCCGCTATAATTTCTTCCATATCCATTTTTGCTTCCGATAATTTTCTCTCCATCACTTCGTTATTCTCTTTTGCTTCCTCTTTCGCTTCTAGCAACTTTTTATCCATCGATTCCATCTCTTTTTTTGCTTCATACATTTTCTctaacattttaattttcatagCTGAGGTAGCTTTTTGAACTTCCATCTCAACCCTTGTAtcaaaatctcttttttcaGTCTGAGATCGTTTATATACGGGCCATATACTAAGCTAGGAGATGCTCCTTTTCCTAGAGTTCAGACAATTCCATGAGTGTCTGATCCCATTACTTGGGAGTACAGATCATTAGGAGCACTTCCAGGGACATTNTTGAGTTTTGACCCGTTCTATAACTCATTACCGGACTTGACTCAAGCAAATTTGAtttgggttgggtcttgacccgttTGTTATCTTTACCCATTAAAAGATTCTATAATTGGGACTCGCCTGTACAACcttaattatttgttgtttttatgataaatatatttttctattaaaaatttaCATTCAAAGGTTTCTGCTCAATTAGTTTAGCTAAGTCGCTTATTTTCAATTCTCCATTCTTATGCATTTATCTGATTTATGACTTGGAATTTTCACCCATGGTAACCTTAAGTCTCCTTGTTTGGTGGGAAAAAGTGTTGGGACTTTTGATGTTTTTGGGAAATGGAGATCAAAAAAGGTTTTTTCTCGGCCTTTGAGGAAGAGGTGGTGTGGGTTATCGTCAGGTAGGTCAGGAGCGATGAGTCCACCGAGAAGTGGGTCACCCATCACCTCTTTGCTTCGGACACTACTACATTTTAGGCCTAAGGTCACACTAAATCTGGACAACACttgtaaagtgttgcctaaaatattttttggtacGCTTTTAAAGCGTTgccttaatttttagtttttggccACGATAACAATAGCAACACTTTTAAAGCATGCTCTTTAGTGGTATTGGCTACATTTATCAGTGTTGTCATATCATGATATAATTGGTGATACTTATTTACACATATGActacacttttaaagtgtgctatttttataattctaaaaacAACATTTTACAAGTGTAGCATTAtagttttttctaaaattatcaCTAAAATATTGTATTCCCTCCAATATATTTAACACTCCCTCCAATTTCTAATTGGCCAAAAAAAGAAttcataaagaaataaaaaagctCACCACTATACGTTCTTGCCCCAGATCAAAATAGGAGTTGCTAAACCCTATTTCCCTCTCCTTCACATTTCCACCCATAAATTGTAACTTTGTCGAGAAAAAAGTTACAATTGTAAAAAAATCCATACAGAAAAAAGAAATCTTCAGCTTCTTCAAGAAGAAGACATGGATTGAAATGGCTAACAGAGACGCAGTTCCAAAAATTTTACCCAAAGGTGAGGAAAAAGATCCTCTTTTTCGACACCCCAAATTCTCAATTACTAGTTGTTTGTTGTtggtttttcattttcttggaTTAGTATTGAAAGAATTTATTTTGGGTTTACGTTAATGCAGTGAATCTTGATTGATCATGATGAGTACCAATCTTTCTTGGGTGTTTTTCATCAGTTTAATACATGTTCCTATGAGCTGATTGTTTAGATTCTTGATCACTGCTAATGAATTTCTGGAGAGTTGCTAAAGCTGTATTTCCCCCTTCTTTCTACAGATCTTGTTGTTACTGTACGTTTCTCTCTTCTTTGATGACGGATGGTAATTTCCCTACTTCTTCTAGGCCTTCATTTGGGAAACTGAAGAAACCGTTCGAAGAACTCTGACATCGTTTGGAGGAGTTGGGGAGTCTATGGTAGCGGATATGGGTTGTGGTGAAATATTTATCTGAAAGCTTGTAAATATCTCCAAAATTATCTATTTTCACACCGATTGAGTGATGTTGCTGGTGAGGTGAGCACATGAGGAACTTCACATTTCAAAGATTGTAAATATCACACAACTTTAACAATTTTGAACTCAAACCATTTGAAAGAGCTAAGATaaaatttcatgaaaaatgGGGTGTCTAAGCTTCAAAGGGATGTTTCCTTTGCAATCTCATGAAATAGCACTAGAAAGTTTGAGTTAAAGTTTCATTGGATTCTAATTTCATTTACTTCGAAAGTCCTCGTGAGAATCCTTGGTGGTGGAATTATCTCCAGCAACTCGAGTTCAAGTTCGCTGCCCAAAAGGAGGTAGAATACTTTTAACTTTAGTTCGTTTAATTTCTGTTAGTTTTGAGTTTGCATTGTTCATCACCTTATTGGTTATTATGTGTTAAGATTGAGTGGTGTGGTAACAAAGTTTGCATTTATCGTGTGCGAAGTTTAGTCTACATGAAAAAGCTCTTAATTCTTTCGCTTGAGTGCTAGCTGATCATCTTTCCTCTATTCTGCTTCCAATGCCTACATTCATCTGTTCGCATCTCATATTTAAGTTATATGACTATTCATCTTATTGAATGTCACTGTTCGACCCTTGAGATAAGCTTATGTTTTAGAGTCGTTTGATGGATATTTTATACTGCCTTGCTTCAAGCAGTTGGTTGGAAAGTTGTGTTGATCGAGTGCTATAGTTCTTGAAGAGCTACTCGCTGAAGAACACGATTTCACAATTTCTTGTTGAAGACGCTTCACAGATGAACACGCCTCACTAAAATGCTTCATCACATTGAAAGGATTTTGATGGAATAGGGTTTATCAGGTAAGAAATTCTATAGTCGAAATTTTAGCTTTAGAgttttgatattcttgtgtATACGTTTGTGGGAAGTTGATAAATACATGTCTGCATTTGTTGAAAGCATATGGTTTGAttcttttcaactttttcttcCTGAAAGCAATTTTTCTTGGACTTATTTAGTTGGGTATTGAATTATTGTCTTAACACGTGTACTGTCATTAACTTGAAGCAAGCAACGTATACCATTTCATATGCAAAACAATAATAATCGAGTCTCTATGTCCTCTATTTCAGATCCATCTTTCTCACTCGTCCTCCATGCAAAGAATCATCAATTGCTTCAAACTCTTGCAACCATGGTAttagattcttcaaaaattggGATAAAATTTACATGAATAACATAGAAAAGTAAGAACGACAAGCATAAGAAAAGATATAAGTTTGATTTCACACATGTAGTCTATTTATATTCTTCAACATCTGGTACATCTATTTATTTGTCAGAGATTTGTAAAGAAGGAACTTTCTTTTCTACAATCTTGACTTCTCTAATTTCAAAATTCCTGGAAAAGTTGAGGCATTTAATATCAGATGGTAATAGACTTTAATGAAGAAGTGATTATTCAAGTTACTAACTTAAATCAAACTAAATTTAGAGAGTGAAATTTTAGTATGGGCTAGTAGACATGCTATGTTCCCTATGTTTCATCTCAAATCTATATTGAGTGAGCTTATTATTTGATATACTGATAATATATAATGTCTTGGGTCCTATTCAGATTTGGAATGAAACGTGGCTGGCTGGATTCTTTTTCCAACCATGCAACCACGAGTTATTTGTCAAGCACACTCTTAACATGGAAATGGCCATCGTCATGGCAAGGGTATGATTGCAATAACTTCTTCTGTTTCCAGCTATGGTtaccttttgatccacttcatTGCCTTGTAAATTTACAGGAAGCTGGTGTGGACTGGATCATTCATCTTGATACTGATGAGCTAATGCATCCAGCTGGAACTAGTGAGTATTCTTTACGGAGACTTCTGGAAGATATACCTGAAGATGTTGACATGGTCGTATTTCCTAAATATGTAGGTCATATTTGAGATTGCTCTAGGTTGTCTTCTAACTCTGTCTAAGCATGTAATTACATGCACGAATAGTCAAAAAGCATGCATTTGCTTCGTTTTCATATTCTGCTGTCTTTTTTCTTGTTAATATCTTCTCTAATGATGACAAATATTTCAGGAGAGCAATGTTGAGAGAGATGATGTGAAGGAACCTTTTAGTGAAGTAAGATATCTTTTCACTGTATCCTTTTTTCTTAtctttcaagttctagagttAAATTCAATCATTTGTCTAGGAATAGGTTTAGATTTTCTTGAAATAAATTTGGATAATTCTATTACCCAATACTTGAGAATGGAGCAACAACTAGTAGTCAAAGAGTCATCTCTTTCCTGACGAATGAAAATGAAGGTTGCGTTGGAGTTAGACATTGTGGAGGCAAGAAAGTAAAATTGTATCTTGCAAATATAAGTAGCTTGAGTGTTAGACCTTACTCTTTGTTTGTAGCAGCCAGAATTTCTTCGAGAAAGTTTGCGTagtttgtaatttattttaattatgcaACTCAAGTTCTTTTAGACTGTTTACCAGTAATACATATGTATCATGTGGTAGGTCTCGATGTTCAAGAAGAATTATGACCATCTCACAAAAGAAATGTACTTTGGAAACTACAAGGAAGCAACTCGTGGTAATCCTAACTACTGTTTGACTTACGGAAATGGTAAATCAGCTGCTCGAGTTCAAGGTCATCTGCGTTCTAATGGTGCTCATAGATGGCACAACTACATGAAAAGCCCAAAGTATGCTTGTTCTGTATGTTACTTGTTTTCCTTTTATCTCTATTTCGTTTCTTATTTATTCCCAGTCCTTCAAAAGGTATTTTGCGTGGTTCCTTCGATTTTATGCTTGTCTTGGTGTCTTCAGTAGAGTGTCTTGGTTTTGTTGGAGTTGAGTTTCCTCTTTTTCCATGCTTTGTTTGGTGCGACTGCTATCCTGATTTACTAGACCCCTCTTTGGAGTAGAGTGTATTGATCTTGTGTGATTGCGACTGCTACCTGTCTTGGTGTCTGCAGTAGAGTGTATTGATCTTGTGTGATTGTGACTCTGTTTTGCTAGAATTTGTTGTGTCATCTTCCCCCTTTTCCACCTTGATTTCAGCTTGATTGTTGGTACCCTGCCCCATAGGGGAAGTAAAACCAAAAAAGATATCTACTTTGACGTTTATGAGAATTCCACCAATTCCAGTTCTGCCTGGGTTCCCAAGAGAATATCTTGGGATATTTCTCTATCTAAATCTGTAGGAATTCTAGGAGCTCTAAGATAGATTAAAGCTACACCAAAAGTAAAACAAAGTTGAATTGTTGCAGCTGAATTGTTGAGCTCTAAGATAGATTAAATTAGAATTCTAGGAGCTCTAAGTTGCTTTTGTAACTCTGTTGCAgctgaattgattttcttgttgaatTGTTGGGCGTCTTATGAACCGCAATGGTATCTACTGCTACGTCGATTTATTGGGGGATGTAGAATTTAACACTCCTTAGCTGTAAAGTGGGACACTCTTTTAGGACTCGAGTACTTGCACTGAATTATCTCAGGATCAATCTCTGAGATTAGTCCTAGTAGAAGTGTCTGCTGAAATAAAATGTGAAATAGCTCTGCATTTTCCTATGTAGTAAGATAAAGATTTCTAGTTATGAGTATTTAATCATTTGGAGGTCAATCATCAGTAATTTCAGCTCATCtggaaagaaaataacataacaATTACATTTAATCTTACACTTGGCAGCAACTCATATACACTAGACCCATGAAGATACCCTTCTCACTTGTTTTAGAGAAGACTGCAATATTGCTTCCCTTTCATATTACCACTCTCTCAACTTCCACTTGCCAGTACTAGATAaccaaataaatttattatagtgATTTTTTTGTGATCGAAGTGACTTGATTGTATAAATATCTTTTACGATGTTAAGTAACTGTGCTGGTAAACTGAGTCTAAGGTGTGTGTGGTACTCCACACTTTTTCCTTTAGGAAGATGGAGGAAAAAAAGTAGTCAGAGACATGACGTTCAGGTCTCTTTTTTAGGTTATAGTAACTTAATACTTTTATTATACAAGACCCTTCACTCTAATAGAACTTCTAACTTTTATAACTGATGCAATTTGATTTGTTGTACatggtttgttttgattgttaatttctttttaaatgtatagGGAAATGGAGGTGATCAAATTTGAAGGTTCGCCACAAGTCAATTTGATCTCATTGAAGTGGAAGTGGAAGTGGAAGATGAGCTTCGTCCTAATGGTGCTCATAGATGGCACAACTACATGAAAAGCCCAAAGCATTCTTGTTCTGCATGttacttgtttttcttttatttctatttcGTTTCTTATTTATTCCCAGTCCTCCCAAAGGTATTTTGTGTGGTTCCTTCTATGCTTGTCTTGGTGTCTTC
It encodes the following:
- the LOC125869770 gene encoding glycosyltransferase-like KOBITO 1, encoding MANRDAVPKILPKDLVVTIWNETWLAGFFFQPCNHELFVKHTLNMEMAIVMAREAGVDWIIHLDTDELMHPAGTSEYSLRRLLEDIPEDVDMVVFPKYESNVERDDVKEPFSEVSMFKKNYDHLTKEMYFGNYKEATRGNPNYCLTYGNGKSAARVQGHLRSNGAHRWHNYMKSPKEMEVIKFEGSPQVNLISLKWKWKWKMSFVLMVLIDGTTT